One region of Psychrobacter sp. DAB_AL43B genomic DNA includes:
- a CDS encoding O-succinylhomoserine sulfhydrylase has translation MSQSQVDSESNLNTLDPNWRDDALNLELDYGMQTIAVRAGQHRTDEGEHSEAIFTTSSYVYHSAADAAAHFDGTKTGNVYSRHTNPSVRTFERRLAALENGERAVATASGMGAILTMCLAYLKAGDHLLAANQLFGSSIGLFNNYMAKFGVEVSYVDCFDNDAWSKAVQPNTKVIYCESPSNPLAQICDIGYLSQLCKANDILLVVDNCFATPALQRPLDLGADVVIHSATKYLDGQGRVLGGALVGSDKLMQEAFTVIRSGGISMSPFNAWVFTKGLETLKLRMQAHCANANQVADFLVNHPNVSVVHFSGLSDHPSHELTKRQHHMKDGYGAIMGFEVKATDKLDPKAAAWHVIDSTQMVSITNNLGDAKTTITHPATTTHFRLTPEARVEAGVKDGLIRLSVGLEDVEDIIKDLARGLDSL, from the coding sequence ATGAGTCAGTCGCAAGTGGATAGTGAAAGCAATTTGAATACATTAGATCCAAACTGGCGCGATGATGCGCTAAATTTAGAACTAGATTATGGCATGCAAACCATTGCTGTGCGTGCAGGACAGCATCGTACGGATGAGGGCGAACACTCAGAAGCTATATTTACCACCAGCTCTTACGTCTATCACTCAGCAGCTGATGCTGCCGCCCATTTTGATGGCACAAAAACTGGCAACGTCTACTCGCGCCATACCAATCCAAGTGTGCGTACCTTTGAGCGTCGTTTAGCCGCGCTTGAAAACGGTGAGCGCGCGGTTGCCACGGCTTCGGGTATGGGTGCGATTTTGACCATGTGCTTGGCGTATTTAAAAGCTGGCGATCATCTACTGGCTGCCAATCAATTATTTGGCTCATCTATTGGTCTGTTTAATAACTATATGGCTAAGTTCGGCGTTGAAGTCAGTTACGTTGACTGCTTCGACAATGACGCATGGTCAAAGGCTGTTCAACCAAATACCAAGGTTATTTATTGCGAAAGCCCAAGTAATCCATTGGCGCAGATTTGTGATATCGGTTATTTAAGTCAACTATGTAAAGCCAATGACATACTATTGGTGGTTGATAACTGTTTTGCGACACCTGCATTGCAACGTCCACTCGATTTGGGTGCTGATGTGGTGATTCATTCTGCGACCAAATACTTAGATGGACAAGGTCGAGTGTTGGGCGGCGCGCTGGTCGGCAGTGACAAACTAATGCAAGAAGCCTTTACCGTGATACGTTCAGGCGGTATCAGCATGAGTCCATTTAATGCATGGGTGTTTACCAAAGGGCTTGAGACGCTTAAGTTGCGCATGCAGGCGCATTGTGCCAATGCCAATCAGGTAGCTGATTTTTTAGTCAATCATCCCAATGTTAGTGTTGTGCATTTCTCAGGTTTGAGCGATCATCCCTCACATGAATTGACCAAACGCCAGCATCATATGAAAGATGGCTACGGCGCGATCATGGGCTTTGAAGTTAAAGCTACCGATAAACTTGATCCAAAAGCTGCTGCTTGGCATGTGATTGATTCAACGCAAATGGTCTCTATCACCAACAATTTAGGTGATGCCAAAACCACCATTACTCATCCTGCGACCACCACTCATTTCCGTCTGACGCCTGAAGCACGAGTGGAAGCTGGCGTTAAAGATGGTCTTATCCGTCTGTCAGTTGGTCTAGAAGATGTCGAAGATATCATCAAAGATTTGGCGCGTGGTTTAGACAGTTTGTAA
- a CDS encoding MFS transporter: MPSRSEYALMSSKDRNTVLFICFSGAIAFFDFLIYLYLADIIAASFFPAITDPATIKIQGLVLFAIGYLARPLGGVIFGRYGDIKGRKPMLLISILVTAGSVLAMACLPTYAQLGLIAPALFIILRLIQGMAFGLYVPLAWVFVAEHVPRQYLSVGCSYVTASFFTGVLFSNAFFLWLSNSMTVDQLADYGWRIPFFVAAILSVLPLLGWRWIDESPFFAQMKNSKPKEYVAKPFTLLFKHCKHSIFIGMVLALIVSSITTVVVLLLPDLIELRFTLDSDLFGFSHSLGIVFMIFGCVFYGIISNHQNFGKILTIGSILLIAQMFAFFYHLQASGDYILIMYALLGFCAGIVGMIPAILVQLFPTNVRLTGMAFCYNIAYGIVGVLVPFGLGYATLYVSFSPALYIAFIGFIGIIMGVYFYNLPEFKKIDEVI, encoded by the coding sequence ATGCCCTCTCGTTCTGAATATGCACTAATGTCCTCTAAAGACAGAAATACAGTACTGTTTATCTGCTTCAGCGGCGCAATCGCGTTCTTTGATTTTTTGATTTACTTATACCTCGCAGATATTATTGCAGCCTCTTTTTTCCCTGCTATTACCGATCCTGCTACTATAAAAATACAGGGGCTTGTACTGTTTGCCATTGGTTATTTGGCGCGCCCACTTGGCGGCGTCATCTTTGGTCGTTATGGTGATATCAAAGGTCGCAAACCCATGCTATTAATCAGTATTTTGGTTACTGCTGGCAGTGTATTAGCCATGGCTTGCTTGCCTACTTATGCACAACTGGGATTGATTGCGCCGGCTTTATTTATCATATTACGACTGATACAAGGGATGGCATTTGGTCTTTATGTACCGCTTGCCTGGGTTTTCGTAGCTGAGCATGTACCGCGCCAATACCTGTCAGTGGGCTGTAGTTATGTCACCGCCAGTTTTTTTACAGGTGTATTATTCTCTAATGCTTTTTTTCTTTGGTTAAGCAATTCGATGACCGTTGACCAACTTGCTGATTATGGCTGGCGCATACCGTTTTTTGTTGCAGCCATCCTCAGTGTCTTGCCGTTATTAGGATGGCGATGGATAGATGAATCACCGTTTTTTGCTCAAATGAAAAACTCAAAACCGAAAGAGTATGTTGCTAAACCATTTACCCTTCTTTTTAAGCATTGTAAGCATTCCATATTTATTGGCATGGTTTTAGCCCTAATTGTCTCTAGTATAACGACCGTCGTCGTGCTCTTGCTACCTGATTTAATTGAATTACGCTTTACATTAGACAGTGATTTATTTGGTTTTTCACACAGCCTAGGCATTGTCTTTATGATTTTTGGCTGTGTCTTTTATGGCATCATCTCTAACCACCAAAATTTTGGCAAAATTTTGACGATAGGTTCTATCTTATTAATCGCCCAAATGTTTGCCTTTTTTTATCATCTGCAAGCAAGTGGCGACTACATCCTAATTATGTATGCCCTTTTGGGATTTTGTGCTGGCATCGTTGGTATGATACCGGCTATCCTTGTGCAATTATTTCCAACCAATGTACGCCTAACAGGAATGGCTTTTTGTTATAATATCGCCTACGGCATTGTAGGTGTATTGGTGCCTTTTGGGCTGGGTTATGCCACTCTATATGTGAGTTTTTCACCTGCACTCTACATCGCGTTCATCGGTTTTATTGGAATAATAATGGGTGTTTATTTTTATAACTTGCCTGAATTCAAAAAAATTGATGAAGTCATTTAG
- a CDS encoding ribonuclease D has translation MSNNALTDSNLQDKLSAVTDDLSKQSDNTDVESADLPLEPDIDALLDIADEVAITWVRQQSGLNEVIEALATCGRVALDTEFIKRDTYYPRLALVQLNVGDHIYLLDAPQLQLDELWQALIKVDVAIWHACGEDLGIFYLLSGCPPLTNIFDTQIALSYLTGQLQMGYQQALDEQLDMHIDKEQSQSDWLQRPLSNEQEQYAIDDVRFLPALYLSLEYELKKQNLYDYVWADCQLYAHDLYKAQHVEDEAMYLTMADYRYTSQQMAVLQAVATWREELARATNQPRTFVIKKQAVREIITENPSNMRELAHKTTMHRSMLRLYGEELMKVIKDAKMLAPVEHPPCLLPPYRSKNKVLSKAVQEAIDKQAEKIGVPASVLMRKKWLGQLYEVIAFEQGLAALPQGLKGWRNKWVTQTLIPVIEAHKKELQQGMGINV, from the coding sequence GTGTCCAACAACGCTTTAACCGATTCAAACCTTCAAGACAAACTTTCTGCTGTTACTGATGACTTATCAAAGCAATCAGACAATACTGATGTAGAGTCAGCAGATTTGCCACTAGAACCAGATATCGATGCGCTGTTAGATATCGCCGATGAAGTTGCTATCACTTGGGTGCGGCAGCAAAGTGGATTGAATGAAGTGATTGAGGCATTAGCCACTTGCGGGCGGGTGGCATTAGATACTGAGTTTATCAAGCGTGATACTTATTATCCGCGCTTGGCATTGGTACAGCTTAACGTTGGTGATCATATTTATCTATTAGATGCGCCGCAGCTACAGCTAGATGAGTTGTGGCAAGCCCTAATTAAAGTGGATGTGGCTATTTGGCATGCTTGCGGTGAAGATTTGGGTATTTTTTACCTATTGTCTGGCTGCCCGCCCTTGACCAATATTTTTGATACCCAAATTGCCTTATCTTATTTGACGGGACAATTGCAAATGGGCTATCAGCAGGCGCTTGATGAGCAATTGGATATGCATATCGATAAAGAACAAAGTCAGTCAGACTGGCTACAGCGTCCGCTATCAAATGAGCAAGAGCAGTATGCGATTGATGATGTACGCTTTTTGCCAGCGTTATATTTGAGCCTTGAATATGAGCTAAAAAAGCAGAATTTATACGATTATGTGTGGGCCGACTGTCAGTTATACGCCCACGATTTATATAAAGCACAGCATGTTGAAGATGAGGCCATGTATCTGACCATGGCTGATTATCGCTATACCTCACAACAAATGGCGGTATTACAAGCAGTTGCGACATGGCGTGAGGAGCTTGCACGTGCGACTAATCAACCTCGTACTTTTGTGATTAAAAAACAAGCGGTACGTGAGATTATCACTGAAAATCCAAGCAATATGCGTGAGCTTGCGCACAAAACGACCATGCACCGTAGTATGCTGCGCCTATATGGTGAAGAGTTAATGAAGGTGATTAAGGACGCAAAAATGCTTGCGCCTGTTGAGCATCCACCTTGCTTACTGCCCCCTTATCGTTCTAAAAATAAAGTGCTATCAAAAGCGGTGCAAGAAGCAATAGATAAACAAGCAGAGAAAATCGGTGTACCCGCTAGCGTACTGATGCGTAAAAAATGGCTAGGACAATTGTACGAAGTTATCGCCTTTGAGCAAGGGCTAGCAGCATTACCACAAGGCTTAAAAGGCTGGCGTAATAAATGGGTCACGCAAACATTGATTCCAGTGATTGAAGCGCATAAAAAAGAGCTACAACAAGGTATGGGAATTAACGTTTAA
- the recR gene encoding recombination mediator RecR: MLTAKFDQLVKQLRILPGVGQKSAQRMALHLLTKKRPQGLALAQALDEAMRDIVECQRCHSFSDEAICPLCQDPRRDDNLLCVVETAADVMAIEQTAGYRGRYFVLGGHLSPIDGISADDLNIEQLVWRVKQEPVEEIILATGTTVEGQTTAHFISEAVSRHVNKVTRLAQGVPMGGELEYLDSMTLGQAMQNRSFL; the protein is encoded by the coding sequence TTGCTTACAGCCAAATTTGATCAGCTGGTCAAACAGCTGCGTATTTTGCCGGGTGTGGGTCAAAAAAGCGCCCAACGTATGGCGCTACACCTACTCACCAAAAAACGTCCACAAGGGTTGGCGCTTGCCCAAGCACTCGATGAGGCAATGCGTGATATTGTTGAATGTCAGCGCTGTCATAGCTTTAGTGATGAGGCGATTTGTCCTTTATGCCAAGATCCAAGGCGTGATGACAACCTATTATGTGTGGTCGAAACCGCTGCTGATGTCATGGCGATTGAGCAGACGGCAGGCTATCGTGGGCGTTATTTTGTCTTGGGTGGTCATCTGTCACCGATTGATGGTATTAGCGCTGATGATCTAAATATTGAGCAACTGGTTTGGCGGGTGAAACAAGAGCCGGTAGAAGAAATAATATTAGCAACCGGTACTACGGTTGAAGGTCAGACTACAGCACACTTTATCAGTGAAGCGGTCAGCCGTCATGTTAATAAGGTGACACGTCTGGCGCAAGGTGTACCGATGGGCGGAGAGCTTGAATACCTTGATAGTATGACGCTTGGTCAAGCCATGCAAAATCGCTCTTTTTTATAG
- a CDS encoding CPBP family intramembrane glutamic endopeptidase — MLKPNPTMTVNNDSAAQSNHLPLFSRLGTLLLVIGMVVTFFISQLIGVYIAGKLLLPAAKNASVGDIFFFGSNDGTVVSISIIIGCLLLVAISVLIIRLRGGDLRQYLALKPFSLAVGVGMIGLLVIFMIGSQALTYWLDASPLAFVDPLYQSVSSVWLLVFAMVIVAPLYEELIFRGILWSAIAEQFSSSLYSEHRGAIVASFVTSLIFAVIHLQYGIYEISTIVVLALIFCYARIKSGSLWLPILLHIINNGAAMGQYLAQVA; from the coding sequence ATGCTAAAGCCAAATCCAACGATGACTGTAAATAACGACTCTGCTGCACAGTCTAACCATTTGCCATTATTTTCGCGCTTAGGCACCTTGCTACTTGTCATAGGAATGGTGGTTACGTTTTTTATTAGTCAATTAATAGGCGTTTATATCGCTGGCAAACTATTATTGCCTGCCGCTAAAAATGCAAGCGTAGGCGATATTTTCTTTTTTGGTAGTAATGATGGAACGGTGGTCAGTATTTCTATCATTATAGGCTGTCTACTATTAGTGGCAATCAGCGTTTTAATCATTCGCCTAAGAGGAGGTGATTTACGCCAGTATTTGGCGTTAAAGCCGTTTTCATTAGCGGTTGGCGTGGGCATGATAGGATTGCTGGTGATATTTATGATTGGCAGTCAGGCATTAACGTATTGGCTTGATGCGTCGCCGCTGGCGTTTGTAGACCCTTTATATCAGTCTGTGAGCTCAGTATGGTTACTGGTTTTTGCGATGGTCATTGTCGCGCCACTTTATGAAGAGCTGATATTTCGTGGCATATTATGGTCAGCCATTGCAGAGCAATTCTCTAGCTCATTATATTCCGAGCATCGGGGGGCGATAGTTGCGAGTTTTGTGACCAGTTTGATATTTGCCGTCATTCACTTGCAATATGGCATTTATGAGATAAGTACCATTGTGGTACTGGCGTTGATATTCTGCTATGCGCGTATCAAATCAGGCTCGTTATGGCTGCCAATATTATTGCATATTATAAATAATGGTGCGGCTATGGGGCAATATTTAGCGCAAGTTGCATAA
- a CDS encoding esterase/lipase family protein gives MQQKNRTILIHGLHQTAWIMRPLAKRLQAQGLDTHQYGYRSMRDGIQTNSERLNKWLEQHHHPDQPIDLVGHSLGGLIIRDFVYHYPQWQIGRCVTLGTPHIGSICADYIWRLTPAMVGKSYVDALDGTVAPLPEHITLGIIAGNRPYGLGQVFLQYHNRKLRKAGNPLLDEHLVHDGTVYLKETQLEAATDHLIMPVSHTGMLVDNDVAKQTGYFLQHGQFKR, from the coding sequence ATGCAGCAAAAAAACCGCACTATTCTTATTCACGGCTTACATCAAACCGCATGGATTATGCGTCCACTCGCTAAACGCCTACAAGCGCAAGGGCTTGACACTCATCAATATGGCTATCGTAGTATGCGCGATGGCATTCAAACCAATAGTGAGCGGCTTAATAAATGGCTTGAGCAACATCATCATCCTGACCAACCCATAGATCTGGTCGGGCATAGTTTAGGCGGTCTTATCATTCGTGATTTTGTTTATCATTATCCGCAGTGGCAGATCGGACGCTGCGTGACGCTTGGTACACCGCATATTGGCAGTATATGCGCCGATTATATTTGGCGACTGACACCTGCTATGGTAGGAAAATCGTATGTGGACGCTTTAGATGGTACCGTTGCGCCATTACCTGAGCATATCACCTTGGGTATCATCGCTGGCAATCGCCCCTACGGTTTAGGGCAAGTATTTTTGCAGTATCACAATCGCAAACTACGTAAAGCTGGTAATCCACTGCTCGATGAACATCTTGTCCATGATGGTACGGTTTATTTAAAAGAAACTCAACTTGAAGCTGCTACAGACCATTTAATCATGCCAGTATCACATACCGGCATGTTGGTCGATAATGACGTCGCTAAGCAGACCGGATATTTTTTACAACATGGTCAATTTAAACGTTAA
- a CDS encoding alpha/beta fold hydrolase, with product MNGINLQTFAALPVSKITQKPVIHFAHANGMPSAVYQPFFENLAEFFTIEYIAMLGNTPDYPVDDHWRSLTQQVINSVKNTCEKHGVTQVVGVGHSLGAMCTLQALYRAPEYFAQAVLMDPPWIYGKVSFLWHLAKTADRLPMMNNRLMDKLSPAGVSKHRRDVWDSREDAYDKMRHKGFFKNFDERSFQGYIEHGLHERADGKVTLAIPKESEVAVFRTNPSWYWLSPNRAPKPPVTLIIGKDSVFLKSRFPQKIKSRLDIPYETHAGGHMFPLEHPESVSLQVLALIKKQLPA from the coding sequence ATGAATGGAATCAACTTGCAGACCTTTGCTGCGTTACCTGTATCTAAAATAACACAAAAGCCAGTCATTCATTTTGCCCATGCTAATGGGATGCCAAGTGCAGTCTACCAGCCGTTTTTTGAGAATTTAGCGGAATTTTTTACGATTGAATATATTGCTATGCTGGGTAACACCCCTGATTATCCGGTCGATGATCATTGGCGCAGTCTCACACAGCAAGTTATTAATAGTGTTAAAAATACCTGTGAGAAGCATGGTGTCACCCAAGTGGTAGGCGTTGGTCATTCGCTCGGTGCTATGTGTACCTTGCAGGCACTATATCGCGCCCCTGAATACTTTGCTCAAGCGGTACTCATGGATCCACCTTGGATTTATGGCAAAGTCAGTTTCCTATGGCATCTTGCTAAAACTGCAGATCGATTACCAATGATGAATAATCGCTTGATGGATAAGTTATCACCAGCTGGGGTGTCTAAGCATCGCCGTGACGTTTGGGATAGCCGAGAAGATGCCTATGATAAAATGCGCCATAAAGGGTTTTTCAAAAATTTTGATGAGCGCAGTTTTCAGGGCTATATCGAGCATGGTTTACATGAGCGCGCTGATGGCAAGGTGACACTCGCCATCCCCAAAGAAAGTGAAGTTGCGGTCTTTCGAACCAATCCATCGTGGTATTGGCTGAGCCCAAATCGTGCGCCTAAGCCTCCCGTTACTCTGATTATTGGCAAGGACAGTGTGTTTTTGAAGAGCCGCTTCCCGCAGAAAATAAAATCACGCTTGGATATTCCATATGAAACTCATGCAGGCGGTCATATGTTTCCACTCGAGCATCCAGAATCTGTATCACTGCAAGTGTTAGCGTTGATAAAAAAACAATTGCCCGCTTGA
- a CDS encoding YbaB/EbfC family nucleoid-associated protein translates to MNIQALMQQAQTMQKKVEANVENAKKELANKEVHAESGSGLVKVTMTGRHVVKRLTIDPSLLEDEPDMIEDLIAAAINDAVRQADELYEETMAGATSGMGLPPGMQGMF, encoded by the coding sequence ATGAATATTCAAGCATTAATGCAACAAGCACAAACGATGCAAAAGAAAGTCGAAGCAAACGTTGAAAATGCTAAAAAAGAGCTGGCCAATAAAGAAGTTCATGCAGAATCGGGTAGTGGTCTGGTAAAAGTGACCATGACTGGTCGTCATGTGGTCAAGCGTTTGACCATCGATCCAAGTTTGCTTGAAGATGAGCCAGATATGATCGAAGATTTGATTGCAGCGGCTATCAATGATGCCGTCCGTCAAGCAGATGAGTTATATGAAGAAACGATGGCTGGTGCTACCTCAGGTATGGGTCTACCACCAGGTATGCAAGGTATGTTCTAG
- a CDS encoding phospholipase D family protein: MSMFTIEPSNLSLSLTLGLTLCLSGCQILPKQPHLPESQALSARVEALYQQDNKKSDRVQIKRLDNGTSITNSNTDSIDLVAAISEQNDIHPDLSGYHPIVTGANAFASRSILTGMATRNIDAQYYIWHDDQAGQLMLKDLWDAAERGVIVRLLLDDFNNNAKFDQHLLRFSSHPNIAVRIINPLMYRKFQTLNYLTGLPRINRRMHNKSMIFDKQITIIGGRNIGDEYLSNDKNSQFADLDVLLIGKVVADIDNSFADYWSAPISFDIETLAKLDKGETTDFLEGLDKLRADEKNNNKSSLAIYKTAIDDSSIDTDLINKRVPFRWTDMQFLSDDVGKLTKTVPADTNLVHQLRTLLGSPSKKLTIISSYFVPTKDGVNTLVELAESGIDIKILTNSFDATDVTAVHSGYSQWRPSLLRAGVKIYELKATAGEEKRENKLWKARSQSSTSLHAKAFAVDDYQVFIGSYNVDPRSANINTEMGVIINDDQLATQLHDALSDDLLSQAYEVKLQDNGNLQWHTIEDNKKVIYDSEPRVDVSDHVWLTIMSWLPIDWLL; encoded by the coding sequence ATGTCGATGTTCACTATAGAACCAAGCAACTTATCGTTGAGTCTGACACTCGGCCTGACTTTATGTCTTAGTGGATGCCAAATTCTACCAAAGCAGCCGCATTTACCTGAGAGCCAAGCACTATCGGCACGTGTTGAAGCGTTATACCAACAAGACAATAAAAAATCAGATAGGGTTCAAATAAAGCGTTTGGATAACGGTACGAGTATTACCAACTCAAACACGGATAGTATTGATTTGGTTGCGGCCATTAGTGAACAAAACGACATTCACCCCGATTTGTCAGGCTACCATCCGATCGTCACCGGTGCCAACGCTTTTGCCTCACGCAGTATTTTGACCGGCATGGCGACACGCAATATCGATGCGCAATATTATATTTGGCATGATGATCAGGCGGGTCAGCTGATGCTAAAAGACTTATGGGATGCTGCTGAGCGCGGGGTCATTGTTCGTCTATTACTGGATGATTTTAATAATAACGCTAAGTTCGATCAGCATTTATTACGTTTTTCCAGTCACCCCAATATCGCCGTACGTATCATCAATCCATTGATGTATCGTAAATTTCAAACCTTAAACTATCTGACAGGCCTGCCTCGTATCAATAGACGCATGCACAATAAAAGCATGATTTTTGATAAGCAAATCACCATCATTGGTGGGCGTAATATTGGCGATGAATACCTTAGCAACGATAAAAATAGTCAGTTTGCTGATTTGGATGTTTTACTGATTGGTAAAGTGGTGGCAGATATAGACAATAGTTTTGCCGACTACTGGTCGGCGCCGATATCATTTGATATCGAAACCTTAGCCAAACTCGATAAAGGGGAAACAACTGACTTCTTAGAAGGATTAGATAAGTTAAGAGCAGATGAGAAAAATAACAATAAAAGTAGCTTAGCGATTTATAAGACTGCGATTGATGACTCTTCTATTGATACAGATTTAATCAATAAGCGTGTGCCCTTCCGCTGGACGGATATGCAGTTTTTAAGTGATGACGTGGGTAAATTGACCAAAACGGTGCCAGCAGACACCAATTTGGTTCATCAACTACGCACTCTATTAGGTAGCCCATCAAAAAAACTGACCATTATATCCTCTTACTTTGTACCGACCAAAGACGGTGTCAATACGCTGGTAGAATTAGCCGAATCTGGTATCGATATCAAGATTTTGACCAATTCATTTGATGCAACCGATGTCACGGCTGTACATTCTGGTTATAGCCAATGGCGTCCTAGCTTGCTGCGCGCGGGGGTCAAAATCTATGAGCTAAAAGCGACCGCTGGTGAAGAAAAACGCGAAAACAAACTCTGGAAAGCACGCAGTCAATCATCAACCAGCCTACATGCCAAGGCTTTTGCGGTAGATGATTATCAAGTATTCATTGGTTCCTATAATGTTGACCCTCGCTCCGCTAATATCAATACTGAGATGGGGGTGATTATCAATGACGATCAACTTGCCACCCAGTTACATGATGCGTTGAGCGACGACTTATTAAGCCAAGCTTATGAGGTTAAATTACAAGATAATGGCAATTTACAGTGGCATACCATTGAAGATAATAAAAAAGTGATTTACGATTCAGAGCCGCGCGTCGATGTGAGCGACCATGTTTGGCTTACTATCATGTCATGGTTACCGATCGATTGGCTGTTATAA
- the dusA gene encoding tRNA dihydrouridine(20/20a) synthase DusA → MVDMTNKRLSVAPMIDWTTTDYRYFARLFNPHVYLYTEMISTGALIHGNRARHLRFDTLEHPLVLQLGGADIAEMTQCAEFAQQHGYDEVNINVGCPSDRVQHNKIGACLMAEPNTVADLVRHMQAAVDIPVTVKHRVGIDDFDSYEFMADFVQTVAAGGCTRFIVHARTAWLQGLSPKQNREIPPLRYEDVYRLKQDFPALDIEINGGIETVADIATHLQHIDGVMIGRAFYHNPYLLAEANSLWGEPAPKRSDILAQLYTYLEEQIAKGEALSTMTRHYLGLFQGLTGARKWRQALSGKPHLTIDDIKRAADEVLLLNPDA, encoded by the coding sequence ATGGTTGATATGACCAATAAACGACTCTCGGTCGCCCCTATGATCGATTGGACCACCACAGATTACCGTTATTTTGCGCGCCTCTTTAATCCACATGTCTATCTGTATACCGAGATGATTAGTACTGGTGCGCTGATACACGGTAATCGTGCGCGGCATCTACGCTTTGATACGCTTGAGCACCCGCTGGTGCTGCAACTTGGTGGTGCAGATATCGCTGAGATGACCCAATGTGCCGAATTCGCTCAGCAGCATGGCTATGACGAGGTCAATATCAACGTTGGTTGTCCATCTGACCGCGTACAACATAATAAGATTGGTGCCTGCCTCATGGCGGAGCCCAATACAGTTGCAGATTTAGTGAGACACATGCAAGCGGCGGTCGATATCCCAGTGACGGTTAAACACCGTGTTGGTATCGATGATTTTGACAGTTACGAGTTTATGGCAGATTTTGTGCAAACAGTGGCGGCGGGCGGTTGTACAAGATTCATCGTTCATGCGCGTACCGCGTGGCTACAGGGCTTAAGTCCTAAGCAAAATCGCGAGATACCGCCGCTACGCTATGAGGATGTTTACCGTCTTAAACAAGATTTTCCAGCGCTTGATATCGAGATTAATGGTGGTATCGAGACGGTTGCTGATATTGCCACACATTTGCAGCATATAGACGGCGTGATGATTGGACGAGCGTTTTACCATAACCCTTACTTATTAGCAGAAGCCAATAGCTTATGGGGCGAGCCAGCACCTAAACGTTCAGATATTTTAGCGCAGCTCTATACTTATTTAGAAGAGCAAATAGCTAAAGGTGAAGCACTCTCAACGATGACTAGGCATTATTTAGGGTTGTTCCAAGGGCTGACGGGTGCACGAAAATGGCGACAGGCGTTGAGTGGTAAACCGCACTTAACGATTGACGATATCAAACGCGCTGCGGATGAGGTTTTACTATTAAACCCTGATGCTTAG